Proteins encoded within one genomic window of Bradyrhizobium sp. AZCC 1719:
- a CDS encoding tetratricopeptide repeat protein yields the protein MLSTRMNRWTIAAITVASLAAPGVAWAQTPEHTADNAAQFPTKSDLKSLTTAGSYLAARHASVERDAASAAAFYRSALRTDPKNNELLDRAFISSLADGDIDEAVKLADRILTMDKANRVARLVVGVRDLKQKKYAAAQLNINQSIRGPITDLVATLLSGWASYGAGDAKTAVANIDKLTGPEWYPIFKDLHTGMILEISGKDKDAGTRFERAHKLDDSMLRVSDAYARWLSRNKDGAAAAGIYEAFDKKLPRHPLVQEGLRETRAGKKMAALVDSAQAGAAEALYGIGATLTRRGGEDLALVYLQLALYLQPNHPLALLSLADLYESVKKPQMAIKVYERMPASSPLKRNAQIQLATNLDAADRSEEAIKILKGVTAEAPKDIEAIMALGNIERGRKKFNDCANTYTLAIDAMPGVTDKNTWVTYYYRGICEERSKQWSKAEADMRKALELQPEQPHVLNYLGYSWIDQGINLDEGMKMIRRAVDQRPDDGYIVDSLGWAFYRIGNFEDAVKHLERAIDLKPEDPTINDHLGDAYWRVGRTLEAKFQWAHARDLKPEAEELPKIEAKIANGLPEDTSSAASADKKKEDGRGG from the coding sequence ATGCTTTCCACTCGTATGAATCGTTGGACCATCGCCGCAATTACTGTTGCCAGCCTGGCCGCGCCTGGCGTGGCCTGGGCGCAGACGCCCGAACATACGGCCGACAACGCCGCGCAATTCCCCACCAAATCCGATCTGAAGTCGCTGACGACGGCAGGCAGCTATCTCGCCGCGCGCCATGCCAGCGTCGAGCGCGATGCGGCCTCGGCTGCGGCATTCTATCGCTCTGCGCTGCGCACCGATCCGAAGAACAACGAACTCCTGGATCGCGCCTTCATCTCTTCGCTCGCCGATGGCGACATCGATGAGGCGGTCAAGCTCGCCGATCGCATCCTGACGATGGACAAGGCGAACCGCGTTGCGCGGCTGGTGGTCGGCGTCCGCGACCTCAAGCAGAAGAAATATGCGGCCGCGCAGCTCAACATCAACCAGTCGATCCGCGGGCCGATCACCGACCTGGTGGCCACGTTGCTGTCGGGATGGGCGAGCTACGGCGCGGGCGATGCCAAGACCGCGGTTGCCAATATCGACAAGCTGACCGGCCCCGAATGGTATCCGATCTTCAAGGATCTCCACACCGGCATGATCCTGGAGATCTCGGGCAAGGACAAGGACGCCGGCACGCGGTTCGAGCGCGCCCACAAACTCGACGATTCGATGCTGCGTGTATCCGACGCCTATGCGCGCTGGCTGTCGCGCAACAAGGATGGCGCGGCGGCGGCCGGCATTTACGAAGCGTTCGACAAGAAGTTGCCGCGGCATCCGCTGGTGCAGGAAGGTCTGCGCGAGACCCGGGCTGGCAAAAAGATGGCGGCGCTGGTCGATTCGGCGCAGGCCGGCGCGGCCGAGGCGCTGTACGGCATCGGCGCCACGCTGACCCGCCGCGGCGGCGAGGATCTGGCGCTGGTCTATCTGCAACTCGCGCTCTATCTGCAGCCCAATCATCCGCTGGCGCTGTTGTCGCTCGCCGATCTCTACGAGTCCGTGAAGAAGCCGCAGATGGCGATCAAGGTCTACGAGCGCATGCCGGCCAGTTCGCCGCTCAAGCGCAACGCGCAGATCCAGCTCGCCACCAATCTCGACGCCGCCGACCGCAGCGAAGAGGCGATCAAGATCCTCAAGGGCGTCACCGCGGAGGCGCCGAAGGACATCGAAGCCATCATGGCGCTCGGCAATATTGAGCGCGGCCGCAAGAAGTTCAACGATTGCGCCAATACCTATACGCTCGCGATCGACGCGATGCCCGGCGTGACGGACAAGAACACCTGGGTCACTTACTACTATCGCGGCATTTGCGAGGAACGTTCCAAGCAGTGGAGCAAGGCCGAGGCCGACATGCGCAAGGCGCTCGAGCTGCAGCCCGAGCAACCGCATGTCCTGAACTATCTCGGCTATTCCTGGATCGACCAGGGCATCAACCTCGACGAAGGCATGAAGATGATCCGGCGCGCCGTCGACCAGCGCCCCGATGACGGCTACATCGTGGATTCGCTGGGCTGGGCGTTTTACCGGATCGGCAATTTTGAAGACGCGGTAAAGCATCTCGAGCGTGCGATCGACCTCAAGCCGGAGGATCCGACCATCAATGACCATCTCGGCGATGCCTATTGGCGCGTCGGGCGGACGCTGGAAGCCAAATTCCAGTGGGCCCATGCCCGCGACCTCAAGCCCGAGGCAGAGGAATTGCCGAAGATCGAAGCCAAGATTGCCAACGGCCTGCCCGAAGACACTTCCTCTGCGGCTTCCGCCGACAAGAAGAAAGAAGACGGTAGGGGTGGCTGA